A region of Planctomycetia bacterium DNA encodes the following proteins:
- a CDS encoding ABC transporter permease, with the protein MVLEEDIPPFLTWLGPAVGGYLVSVAILAVMVAAGCWLLHTLVVGPVSAGDRVYRGLVGVGRDLAATSWRRTWALARLAVQESLRRHVLVVLGLFALIVVFAGWFLDPASVNPGRLRVEFILGSTNFLVCAVTLLLAVFSLPADFKAKAIQTVTTKPARSGEIVLGRILGFALVGTGLLAIMGLAGWVFVARGVAHSHTVEAGSLVEIRNDAGDPIGSAGQTSLDHGHRHRVRLDAAGTGVAELEQGHTHRVRAAGGGRHVVEAPEGILEARRPLRGRLSFLGRNGVPMAKGISVGDEWAYRSYIEGGTLAAAIWSFAAVREQEFPDGLPLELEVHVFRTHKGQIDRGISGSIRVRNPVTRLQSDPIVFIAKEATPDRHPIPRRLAVAAADGGRREVDLFEELVADGRVEIVIQCLEPGQYFGVAQADCYLRAGDGSFVLNYAKSCLGIWFQMLLLTALGVVFSTVVAGPVALFGTLSILLVGQFRDFIFKLFTSQVTGDTLQAPGGGPIESFYRIVTQASIMAELADTAAVRWMKWIDTALLAPLRLAAGLFPSLSALGTSDFVAGGFDIPLDRVAMDAAETLGYLAVLVVAGAFFLRSREVGST; encoded by the coding sequence ATGGTGCTCGAAGAGGACATTCCCCCGTTCCTGACATGGCTCGGCCCGGCGGTCGGCGGCTACCTGGTGAGCGTGGCCATCCTCGCCGTCATGGTCGCGGCCGGCTGCTGGCTGCTGCATACGCTCGTCGTCGGCCCGGTCAGCGCCGGCGACCGGGTGTACCGCGGCCTCGTGGGCGTCGGCCGTGACCTGGCCGCGACCTCGTGGCGGCGGACCTGGGCCCTGGCCCGGCTGGCGGTGCAGGAGTCGCTGCGCCGGCACGTCCTCGTGGTCCTCGGCCTGTTCGCCCTGATCGTCGTCTTCGCCGGCTGGTTCCTCGATCCGGCGAGCGTCAACCCGGGACGGCTGCGGGTCGAATTCATCCTCGGGTCCACCAACTTTCTCGTCTGCGCGGTGACGCTGCTGCTGGCCGTCTTCAGCCTGCCGGCGGACTTCAAGGCCAAGGCGATCCAGACCGTGACCACCAAGCCGGCACGCAGCGGCGAAATCGTGCTCGGCCGGATTCTCGGGTTCGCGCTGGTGGGCACCGGCCTGCTCGCGATCATGGGACTCGCCGGCTGGGTGTTCGTCGCGCGTGGCGTCGCCCACTCCCACACCGTCGAGGCCGGCAGTCTCGTCGAGATCCGCAACGACGCGGGCGACCCGATCGGGTCCGCGGGGCAGACGAGCCTCGACCACGGCCACAGGCACCGCGTCCGGCTCGATGCCGCGGGTACGGGGGTCGCGGAACTGGAGCAGGGGCATACCCACCGCGTCCGCGCTGCGGGGGGCGGCAGGCACGTCGTGGAGGCGCCCGAGGGAATCCTCGAGGCCCGACGACCGCTGCGGGGCCGGCTCTCTTTTCTCGGTCGCAACGGCGTGCCGATGGCGAAGGGAATCAGCGTCGGGGACGAATGGGCCTACCGGTCCTACATCGAGGGAGGCACGCTGGCGGCCGCGATCTGGTCGTTCGCAGCGGTCCGGGAGCAGGAGTTTCCCGACGGCCTGCCCCTGGAACTCGAGGTCCACGTGTTCCGCACCCACAAGGGGCAGATCGACAGGGGGATCAGCGGTAGCATCCGCGTCCGCAATCCCGTCACCCGGCTGCAGAGCGATCCGATCGTGTTCATCGCCAAGGAGGCGACGCCCGACCGGCATCCGATTCCACGCCGGCTCGCGGTCGCGGCGGCCGACGGGGGGCGCCGCGAGGTCGATCTGTTCGAGGAACTGGTCGCGGACGGCCGCGTGGAGATCGTCATCCAGTGCCTCGAGCCGGGGCAGTATTTCGGAGTCGCGCAGGCCGATTGCTACCTGCGTGCCGGCGACGGGTCGTTCGTCCTCAACTACGCCAAGAGCTGCCTCGGCATCTGGTTCCAGATGCTCCTGCTGACGGCCCTCGGCGTCGTGTTCAGCACCGTCGTCGCCGGGCCGGTCGCCCTGTTTGGCACGCTGTCGATCCTGCTCGTCGGCCAGTTCCGCGACTTCATCTTCAAACTCTTCACCAGCCAGGTCACGGGCGACACGCTGCAGGCGCCGGGGGGCGGGCCGATCGAATCGTTCTACCGGATCGTGACCCAGGCGAGCATCATGGCGGAACTGGCCGATACGGCGGCGGTCCGCTGGATGAAGTGGATCGACACGGCCCTGCTCGCGCCGCTCCGCCTGGCGGCGGGCCTGTTTCCGTCGCTCTCGGCCCTGGGCACGTCCGACTTCGTGGCCGGCGGCTTCGACATTCCCCTCGACCGCGTCGCCATGGACGCCGCGGAGACGCTCGGGTATCTCGCCGTGCTGGTCGTCGCCGGGGCGTTCTTTCTTCGCAGTCGGGAGGTGGGATCGACATGA
- a CDS encoding ABC transporter ATP-binding protein: protein MSDSGKEGDPAPRAGAASGGELVVETRNLSKTYRDFWGRSKKVALKPLDLTIRRGEIFGLLGPNGSGKTTTIKLILGLLFPTSGAAFVFGRDAGDVGKNERIGYLPEESYLYKFLDAEETLDFYGRLFDMPPAERKRRADVLIEMVGLGRDKNRQLKEYSKGMTRRIGVAQALINDPELVVLDEPTSGLDPIGTREMKDLILDLKARGKTVIMSSHLLADVEDVCDRIAVLHQGELKELGRVEDLLRVTDVTQIRARNLPAAAVAEVRSVLERHGVSGIEIGNPTTTLEDLFLEVVRDTEARPGRRARRDAPADRDGRL from the coding sequence ATGAGCGATTCCGGGAAAGAAGGGGATCCCGCTCCCCGGGCGGGGGCCGCGTCTGGCGGCGAGCTGGTCGTCGAGACCAGGAACCTTTCCAAGACCTACCGCGACTTCTGGGGCCGCAGCAAGAAGGTGGCCCTCAAGCCGCTCGACCTGACGATCCGCCGTGGCGAGATCTTCGGCCTGCTCGGGCCCAACGGATCGGGCAAGACCACGACGATCAAACTCATCCTCGGCCTGCTCTTTCCCACGTCGGGGGCGGCCTTCGTCTTCGGTCGCGATGCCGGTGACGTCGGCAAGAACGAACGCATCGGGTATCTGCCCGAGGAGTCCTACCTCTACAAGTTCCTCGACGCCGAGGAGACGCTCGACTTCTACGGACGGCTGTTCGACATGCCGCCGGCCGAACGGAAGCGCCGGGCCGACGTACTCATCGAGATGGTCGGGCTCGGTCGGGACAAGAACCGCCAGCTCAAGGAATACTCCAAGGGGATGACGCGGCGGATCGGCGTCGCCCAGGCGTTGATCAACGACCCCGAGCTCGTCGTCCTCGACGAGCCGACCAGCGGCCTCGACCCGATCGGCACCCGCGAGATGAAGGATCTGATCCTCGACCTCAAGGCCCGGGGCAAGACGGTGATCATGTCCTCCCACCTGCTCGCCGACGTCGAGGACGTCTGCGACCGGATCGCCGTCCTGCACCAGGGAGAGCTCAAGGAACTCGGCCGCGTCGAGGACCTGCTCCGGGTCACCGACGTGACGCAGATCCGGGCCCGCAATCTGCCGGCCGCCGCGGTGGCGGAGGTCCGGTCGGTGCTCGAACGACACGGCGTCTCGGGCATCGAGATCGGCAACCCGACAACCACGCTCGAGGACCTGTTCCTGGAGGTGGTTCGCGACACGGAGGCGCGGCCCGGTCGCCGCGCCCGGCGGGATGCCCCCGCGGATCGGGACGGGCGCCTGTAG